In Musa acuminata AAA Group cultivar baxijiao chromosome BXJ2-3, Cavendish_Baxijiao_AAA, whole genome shotgun sequence, the following proteins share a genomic window:
- the LOC135607476 gene encoding ribulose bisphosphate carboxylase large chain-like, protein MSCREGLMSPQTETKASVGFKAGVKDYKLNYYTPDYEVKDTDILAAFRVIPQPGVPPEEAGAAVAAESSTGTWTTVWTDGLTSLDRYKGQCYHIEAVVGEENQYIAYVAYPLDLFEEGSVTNMFTSIVGNVFGFKALRALRLEDLRIPTSYSKTFQGPPHGIQVERDKLNKYGRPLLGCTIKPKLGLSAKNYGRAVYECLRGGLDFTKDDENVNSQPFMRWRDRFLFCTEALFKAQAETGEIKGHYLNATAGTCEEMMKRAICARELGVPIVMHDYLTGGFTANTSLAHYCRDNGLLLHIHRAMHAVIDRQKNHGMHFRVLAKALRMSGGDHIHAGTVVGKLEGEREMTLGFVDLLHDDYIEKDRSRGIFFTQDWVSMPGVLPVASGGIHVWHMPALTEIFGDDSILQFGRGTLGHPWGNAPGAVANRVALEACVQARNEGRDLAREGNEIIREASKWSPELAAACEVWKEIKFEFEPVDKLDKEKK, encoded by the coding sequence ATGAGTTGTAGGGAGGGACTTATGTCACCACAAACAGAGACTAAAGCAAGTGTTGGATTTAAAGCTGGTGTTAAAGATTACAAATTGAATTATTATACTCCTGACTATGAAGTCAAAGATACTGATATCTTGGCAGCATTCCGAGTAATTCCTCAACCTGGAGTTCCGCCCGAAGAAGCAGGGGCTGCGGTAGCTGCCGAATCTTCTACTGGTACATGGACAACTGTGTGGACTGATGGACTTACCAGTCTTGATCGTTACAAAGGGCAATGCTACCACATCGAGGCCGTTGTTGGGGAGGAAAATCAATATATTGCTTATGTAGCTTATCCTTTAGACCTTTTTGAAGAAGGTTCTGTTACTAACATGTTTACTTCCATTGTGGGTAATGTATTTGGTTTCAAAGCCTTACGAGCTCTACGTCTGGAGGATCTGCGAATTCCCACTTCTTATTCCAAAACTTTCCAAGGCCCGCCTCACGGCATTCAGGTTGAAAGAGATAAGTTGAACAAGTATGGTCGTCCCCTATTGGGATGCACTATTAAACCAAAATTGGGATTATCTGCAAAAAACTACGGTAGAGCGGTTTATGAATGTCTACGTGGTGGACTTGATTTTACCAAAGATGATGAAAACGTAAACTCACAACCATTTATGCGTTGGAGAGATCGTTTCTTATTTTGCACCGAAGCACTTTTTAAAGCGCAGGCCGAAACAGGTGAAATCAAAGGACATTACTTGAATGCTACTGCGGGTACatgtgaagaaatgatgaaaagggCCATATGTGCCAGAGAATTAGGAGTTCCTATCGTAATGCATGACTACTTAACTGGTGGATTCACTGCAAATACTAGCTTGGCTCATTATTGCCGTGACAACGGCCTACTTCTTCACATCCATCGCGCAATGCATGCAGTTATTGATAGACAGAAAAATCATGGTATGCATTTCCGTGTACTAGCTAAAGCATTACGTATGTCTGGTGGAGATCATATTCACGCCGGTACAGTAGTAGGTAAACTGGAAGGGGAACGTGAGATGACTTTAGGTTTCGTTGATTTATTACATGATGATTATATCGAAAAAGACCGAAGTCGCGGTATTTTCTTCACTCAAGATTGGGTCTCTATGCCAGGTGTTCTGCCCGTGGCTTCAGGGGGTATTCATGTTTGGCATATGCCTGCTCTGACCGAAATCTTTGGGGATGATTCCATACTACAGTTTGGCAGAGGAACTTTAGGACACCCTTGGGGAAATGCACCTGGTGCAGTAGCTAATAGGGTGGCTTTAGAGGCGTGTGTACAAGCTCGTAATGAGGGACGTGATCTTGCTCGTGAAGGTAATGAAATTATCCGTGAAGCTAGCAAATGGAGCCCTGAACTAGCCGCTGCTTGTGAAGTATGGAAAGAGATCAAATTCGAATTCGAACCAGTAGATAAGCTagataaagagaaaaagtaa